The Micromonospora sp. NBC_01740 genome includes a window with the following:
- a CDS encoding ATP-binding protein, with translation MTAELIRNPLRDWQARIRAHAVIDDTTPSLDELREEADRAEMEAIRARQAANRAIAYTRRRPSRYAEASYSLLHPEQDPDGKISRWRASGPRALLLAGPARTGKTTAAYAIANDSHAHDLWVMVWTAPDLSAALKPDGEPFAYDYATGCDLLVLDDLGRERVTDWWLEQLQRVLDERCAQERRLVVTCNTTMPADDDDRAPAEVAYEQLVTRYGHPIVERLIDGGGVLVLDGPAVRQVVTEW, from the coding sequence ATGACCGCCGAACTCATCCGCAACCCGCTGCGGGACTGGCAGGCGCGAATCCGCGCGCACGCCGTCATCGACGACACCACGCCCAGCCTCGACGAGCTGCGCGAGGAAGCCGACCGCGCCGAGATGGAAGCCATCCGAGCCAGGCAGGCCGCGAACCGGGCCATCGCCTACACCCGCCGCCGGCCCAGCCGCTACGCCGAAGCCAGCTACAGCCTGCTGCACCCCGAGCAGGACCCCGACGGCAAGATCAGCCGGTGGCGGGCCAGCGGGCCGCGGGCGCTACTGCTTGCCGGCCCGGCCCGCACCGGGAAGACGACCGCCGCGTACGCCATCGCCAACGACAGCCACGCCCACGACCTGTGGGTGATGGTGTGGACCGCCCCCGACCTGTCTGCCGCGCTCAAGCCCGACGGCGAGCCCTTCGCCTACGACTACGCCACCGGCTGCGACCTTCTGGTGCTCGACGACCTTGGCCGCGAGCGAGTCACCGACTGGTGGCTGGAGCAGCTCCAGCGGGTCCTCGACGAGCGGTGCGCCCAGGAGCGGCGGCTCGTCGTCACCTGCAACACCACCATGCCGGCCGACGACGACGACCGCGCGCCCGCAGAGGTGGCCTACGAGCAGCTCGTCACTCGCTACGGCCACCCGATCGTCGAGCGGCTCATCGACGGCGGCGGCGTCCTCGTCCTCGACGGGCCCGCCGTCCGCCAGGTGGTGACCGAATGGTGA
- a CDS encoding head maturation protease, ClpP-related — translation MRDLRRPDYRQASMRRSVALDSGRRDASWYRVGPVLAAAPGPGEDGGSSPSSADVYVYDTLGGWFGMTADDFVRDVAGLDVDELRLHINSPGGDVSEGVAIANVLRQHRARVTVYVDGMAASAASVVAMAGDEVVMGIGAQLMIHDAWGMCVGNAAEMAKAAEMLDSTSDALASTYAARAGGTSQEWRERMRAETWYTADEAVAAGLADRVATDDDKGSASGEQVTPGGGGSFWDLWDSYASADRFDLSAFRHAGRANAPAPVMAAARQTPTAPAAGDITNQERGSDVAFSDEQLTNLRQRLNLADDADAPAILAALESALAERPASPQTAPGTVVLDEGQHAQLLADARDGREARAQQLREQREQAVQAAVNDGRIPPARAEHWIAQLEADPGAAETLAALKPGLVPVAEIGYAGTGTETKTTDDALYASVFGEEG, via the coding sequence ATGCGTGACCTGCGGCGGCCGGACTACCGGCAGGCGTCGATGCGGCGGTCGGTCGCCCTGGACTCGGGCCGGCGAGACGCGAGTTGGTATCGGGTCGGGCCGGTGCTCGCCGCTGCGCCTGGGCCGGGTGAGGACGGCGGATCGTCGCCGAGCAGCGCCGACGTGTACGTGTACGACACGCTGGGCGGCTGGTTCGGCATGACGGCTGACGACTTCGTGCGTGACGTTGCCGGCCTGGACGTCGACGAGCTGAGGCTGCACATCAACTCCCCGGGCGGGGACGTCAGCGAGGGCGTGGCCATCGCGAACGTGCTGCGTCAGCACCGGGCCCGGGTGACCGTCTACGTCGACGGCATGGCCGCCTCGGCAGCGTCGGTGGTCGCGATGGCCGGCGACGAGGTCGTCATGGGCATCGGCGCGCAACTGATGATCCACGACGCGTGGGGGATGTGCGTCGGCAACGCCGCCGAGATGGCCAAGGCCGCCGAGATGCTCGACTCCACCAGCGACGCCCTGGCCTCGACGTACGCGGCCCGGGCGGGCGGCACCTCCCAGGAGTGGCGGGAGCGGATGCGCGCCGAGACCTGGTACACCGCCGACGAGGCGGTCGCCGCCGGCCTGGCGGATCGGGTCGCCACCGACGACGACAAGGGCTCCGCGTCCGGCGAGCAGGTCACCCCGGGCGGTGGCGGCAGCTTCTGGGACCTGTGGGACTCGTACGCCAGCGCGGACCGCTTCGACCTCAGCGCGTTCCGGCACGCCGGCCGTGCCAACGCTCCGGCCCCCGTCATGGCGGCGGCCCGGCAGACTCCGACCGCACCCGCGGCCGGTGACATCACCAACCAGGAGAGGGGCAGCGACGTGGCGTTCAGCGACGAGCAGCTCACCAACCTGCGGCAGCGGCTCAACCTCGCCGACGACGCCGACGCGCCCGCCATCCTGGCGGCGCTCGAATCGGCGCTCGCCGAGCGGCCGGCTTCGCCGCAGACCGCGCCGGGCACCGTGGTGCTCGACGAGGGCCAGCACGCCCAGCTACTCGCGGACGCCCGCGACGGCCGGGAGGCGCGGGCGCAGCAGCTGCGCGAGCAGCGGGAGCAGGCGGTCCAGGCCGCCGTCAACGACGGACGGATCCCGCCGGCGCGCGCCGAGCACTGGATCGCGCAGCTGGAGGCCGACCCGGGCGCCGCCGAGACGCTGGCCGCCCTGAAGCCGGGCCTGGTGCCGGTCGCCGAGATCGGCTACGCGGGCACGGGCACCGAGACCAAGACCACGGACGACGCCCTGTACGCGTCGGTGTTCGGCGAGGAGGGCTGA
- a CDS encoding phage portal protein family protein has product MTAPLTEIGYGSTASSSSWWVLAEEEPTPELQWPRSVGVYDAMRSQDAQVASVLRAVTLPVRRTPWRIDPDGARPEVVQLVADDLGLPIVGQNPAPVPRTRDRFSWPEHLRQALLMLPFGHMFFEQVYRIDPEGRARLRKLAPRMPRTIEAVDVAPDGGLVSIRQISAKAGVQQRPIPVDRLVAYVHEREGGNWLGKSLLRPAYKHWLIKDRLLRVQAQTIDRNGMGIPIYEAAEGETDLSKGLEMAKKLRSGEASGAATPNGARMRLAGVEGSLPDANPAIRYHDEQIARAVLAHFLNLGTQTGSWALGTTFADFFTLSLQTLAQQVADVATQHIVEDLVDVNFGESEPAPRVVFDEIGSRQAATAAALKLLIDSGAIFPDRATEEFLRQQYGLPPKDPTTSTAPDPNQGSNDA; this is encoded by the coding sequence ATGACGGCACCGCTGACTGAGATCGGCTACGGGTCGACGGCATCCTCGTCGTCCTGGTGGGTGCTGGCCGAAGAGGAGCCGACGCCGGAGCTTCAGTGGCCCCGGTCGGTGGGCGTGTACGACGCGATGCGGTCGCAGGACGCGCAGGTCGCGTCGGTGCTGCGGGCGGTGACGCTGCCGGTGCGCCGCACCCCTTGGCGCATTGACCCGGACGGGGCTCGGCCGGAGGTGGTGCAGCTCGTCGCCGACGACCTGGGTCTGCCGATCGTGGGGCAGAACCCGGCGCCGGTGCCGCGCACCCGGGACCGGTTCTCCTGGCCGGAGCACCTGCGCCAGGCGCTGTTGATGCTGCCGTTCGGGCACATGTTCTTCGAGCAGGTCTACCGGATCGACCCGGAGGGCCGGGCGCGGCTGCGGAAGCTGGCGCCGCGGATGCCCCGCACGATCGAGGCGGTGGACGTCGCCCCCGACGGGGGGCTGGTGTCGATCAGGCAGATCTCCGCGAAGGCCGGCGTGCAGCAGCGTCCGATCCCGGTGGACCGCCTGGTGGCGTACGTGCATGAGCGGGAGGGCGGCAACTGGCTGGGCAAGAGCCTGCTGCGCCCGGCGTACAAGCACTGGCTGATCAAGGACCGGCTGCTGCGGGTGCAGGCGCAGACGATCGACCGTAACGGCATGGGCATCCCGATCTACGAGGCCGCCGAGGGCGAGACGGACCTGTCGAAGGGTCTGGAGATGGCCAAGAAGCTGCGCTCGGGCGAGGCGTCGGGGGCGGCCACGCCGAACGGGGCGCGGATGCGACTGGCGGGCGTCGAGGGCAGCCTGCCGGATGCGAACCCGGCTATCCGGTACCACGACGAGCAGATCGCCCGGGCGGTCCTGGCGCACTTCCTGAACCTGGGCACGCAGACGGGCTCGTGGGCGTTGGGCACGACCTTCGCGGACTTCTTCACCCTCAGCCTTCAGACCCTCGCCCAGCAGGTCGCCGACGTGGCGACGCAGCACATCGTCGAGGACCTGGTCGACGTCAACTTCGGGGAGTCGGAGCCGGCGCCGCGGGTGGTGTTCGACGAGATCGGCAGCAGGCAGGCGGCGACGGCGGCGGCGTTGAAGCTGCTCATCGACTCGGGTGCGATCTTCCCGGACCGGGCGACGGAGGAGTTCCTGCGCCAGCAGTACGGGCTTCCGCCGAAGGATCCGACCACCTCGACCGCCCCCGACCCCAACCAAGGGAGCAACGATGCGTGA
- a CDS encoding recombinase family protein, whose amino-acid sequence MPPKPQVRAAIYCRISLARLGDTVKVDEQELVCRRLAQARNWSVSPEHVYVDNSVSAWKHTVRRKGWEAMLEAITRGEIDAIVVYHGDRLIRQPWDLEVLLRLAQAGTLLASPTGERDLGNPEDQFVLRIEAAVAKREVDNTSRRMRAKFDRLAEQGITRLGGRGGRAYGFEPDGLHVRDADAVVIREVAGRVLAGEPMGAIVRDLNQRGISTVTGAPWTHGSLKKVLTKPRMAGLLSHRGVIVGPAAWPAILDRETWEAVGAVLDRKAATFDYASNSRRYLLSGIARCGPCQQPVAVRMNSRGRQLTGYGCITPGCRKTHRAMHHLDEYVIGAVLARLGDEKLRARMQPVAPDTAPLVAELQRLSSRREQVIAEFGDDDEMGADVLRLSVRRLDKRIGELRAQVAAAQMPTILDGMWGIDRAGWDALGLHRQRAAVGALLRITIRPSRKRGPGFDPSTVDLEPV is encoded by the coding sequence GTGCCCCCCAAGCCGCAGGTCAGAGCCGCCATCTACTGCCGTATCAGCCTCGCCCGCCTCGGCGACACCGTCAAGGTCGACGAGCAGGAGCTGGTCTGCCGCCGACTCGCCCAAGCCCGCAACTGGTCGGTTAGTCCCGAGCACGTTTACGTCGACAACTCCGTCTCCGCCTGGAAGCACACCGTGCGCCGCAAGGGCTGGGAGGCGATGCTCGAAGCCATCACCCGGGGCGAGATCGACGCCATCGTCGTCTATCACGGAGACCGACTCATCCGGCAGCCATGGGACCTGGAAGTCCTCCTGCGCCTGGCCCAGGCCGGCACGCTGCTCGCCTCACCCACCGGAGAACGGGACCTCGGCAACCCCGAGGACCAGTTCGTCCTACGCATTGAGGCCGCCGTAGCGAAGCGGGAAGTCGACAACACCAGTAGGCGGATGCGCGCCAAGTTCGACCGTCTCGCCGAGCAAGGGATCACCCGCCTCGGCGGGCGTGGCGGACGGGCTTACGGGTTCGAGCCCGACGGGCTGCACGTCCGTGACGCCGACGCAGTCGTCATCCGCGAGGTGGCCGGCCGAGTCCTCGCCGGCGAGCCGATGGGCGCCATCGTCCGCGACCTCAACCAGCGGGGCATCAGCACGGTCACCGGCGCGCCCTGGACCCACGGCAGCCTCAAAAAGGTACTCACGAAGCCCCGCATGGCGGGGCTTCTGTCGCATCGAGGGGTCATCGTCGGACCGGCCGCCTGGCCGGCCATTCTCGACCGCGAGACGTGGGAAGCGGTCGGCGCGGTCCTCGACCGCAAGGCCGCCACGTTCGACTACGCCTCCAACTCCCGCCGCTACCTGCTGTCCGGCATCGCCCGGTGCGGTCCATGCCAGCAGCCCGTCGCGGTGCGCATGAACAGCAGAGGCAGGCAGCTCACCGGATACGGATGCATCACGCCCGGCTGTCGCAAGACCCACCGGGCCATGCACCACCTCGACGAGTACGTCATCGGCGCGGTGTTGGCCCGGCTCGGCGACGAGAAGCTCCGCGCCCGGATGCAGCCTGTCGCCCCCGACACCGCGCCCCTAGTCGCCGAGCTGCAACGGTTGTCCAGTCGGCGCGAGCAGGTGATCGCCGAGTTCGGCGACGACGACGAGATGGGTGCCGACGTGCTCCGGCTGTCGGTGCGCCGGCTCGACAAGCGAATCGGGGAGCTGCGGGCGCAGGTAGCCGCCGCCCAGATGCCCACCATCCTCGACGGCATGTGGGGTATCGACCGGGCCGGCTGGGATGCCCTGGGACTGCACCGCCAGCGGGCGGCGGTCGGCGCGCTGCTGCGCATAACGATCAGGCCCTCGCGGAAGCGAGGGCCTGGGTTCGATCCGTCAACGGTGGATCTGGAGCCGGTCTAG
- a CDS encoding VUT family protein, with product MTRPARTLTLAATYIGTIAAANWAVATYGAIPIGLGLLAPAGVLFAGLAFTLRDLLHEAAGAAWTIAAIAAGTALSVAIAGPGLALAAGAAFLVSELADLAVYTPLRRRRWLLAVAASNVVGLVVDSALFLWLAFGSLAFLPGQILGKTYMTVAAVIALATIRAHRRTVVA from the coding sequence GTGACCCGCCCCGCCCGCACCCTCACCCTCGCCGCCACCTACATCGGCACCATCGCCGCCGCCAACTGGGCCGTCGCCACCTACGGCGCCATCCCCATCGGCCTCGGCCTGCTCGCCCCCGCCGGAGTCCTCTTCGCCGGCCTCGCCTTCACCCTCCGCGACCTGCTCCACGAAGCCGCCGGCGCCGCCTGGACCATCGCCGCCATCGCCGCCGGCACCGCCCTGTCGGTGGCCATCGCCGGACCCGGGCTCGCACTCGCCGCCGGCGCCGCGTTCCTCGTCTCCGAACTGGCAGACCTCGCCGTCTACACGCCGCTGCGCCGCCGCCGCTGGCTACTGGCGGTCGCCGCCTCCAACGTGGTCGGGCTCGTCGTCGACTCCGCGCTGTTCCTGTGGCTCGCCTTCGGGTCGCTGGCGTTCCTGCCCGGGCAGATCCTCGGCAAGACCTACATGACCGTCGCCGCCGTGATCGCGCTCGCCACCATCCGGGCCCACCGCCGGACGGTCGTGGCCTGA
- a CDS encoding tyrosine-type recombinase/integrase, giving the protein MTDLTPAHHLPAPRDAELSDDAWALIDEATPASTKRAYRQDWDRFTTWCTQQNRTPLPATGQTVAEYATALALAEKAPSTIGRALAAIGKAHTTAGYTLDRRGASQALRGYRKRYAKAGGTVHKAAPVTLTALRAMVATLNPDKLVGVRDRAVIVVGFAMGARRSEIAALNLADVEWLDEGAQIRVRMSKADKDARGRIVALPYGSHLATCPVRALKAWTAALAANGRDTGPLFLRIDRHGRLGHVATGKGDPDGRITGETVAAIVRRAAIAAGLDAAQAFTGHSLRRGFATAAYAAPDADLVRIARHGGWKEGSAALFGYLEEVDRWQRNPAAGIGL; this is encoded by the coding sequence ATGACCGATCTGACGCCCGCCCACCACCTGCCTGCCCCGCGCGACGCCGAACTGTCTGACGACGCCTGGGCTCTTATCGACGAAGCCACCCCCGCCAGCACCAAGCGCGCCTACCGCCAAGACTGGGACCGCTTCACCACCTGGTGCACCCAGCAGAACCGCACCCCGCTGCCCGCCACCGGGCAGACCGTCGCCGAGTACGCCACCGCTCTCGCCCTCGCCGAGAAGGCACCCTCCACCATCGGCCGGGCCCTCGCCGCCATCGGCAAAGCCCACACCACCGCCGGCTACACCCTCGACCGGCGCGGCGCCTCCCAGGCCCTGCGCGGCTACCGCAAGCGCTACGCCAAAGCCGGCGGCACCGTCCACAAGGCCGCCCCCGTCACCCTCACCGCCCTGCGCGCCATGGTCGCCACCCTCAACCCCGACAAGCTCGTCGGCGTCCGCGACCGCGCCGTCATCGTCGTCGGCTTCGCCATGGGCGCCCGCCGCTCCGAGATCGCCGCCCTCAACCTCGCCGACGTCGAATGGCTCGACGAAGGCGCCCAGATCCGCGTGCGCATGTCCAAGGCCGACAAGGACGCCCGAGGCCGCATCGTCGCCCTGCCGTACGGCTCGCACCTCGCCACCTGCCCCGTGCGCGCCCTCAAGGCGTGGACGGCGGCCCTGGCAGCCAACGGCCGCGACACCGGCCCGCTGTTCCTGCGCATCGACCGCCACGGTCGGCTCGGGCACGTCGCCACCGGCAAGGGCGACCCCGACGGGCGCATCACCGGCGAAACCGTCGCCGCGATCGTCCGCCGCGCCGCCATCGCCGCCGGCCTCGACGCCGCCCAGGCGTTCACCGGCCACTCCCTGCGGCGCGGGTTCGCCACCGCCGCGTACGCCGCACCCGACGCCGACCTGGTGCGTATCGCCCGCCACGGCGGCTGGAAGGAGGGCTCCGCCGCCCTGTTCGGCTACCTCGAAGAAGTGGACCGCTGGCAGCGCAACCCGGCTGCCGGCATCGGTCTGTAG
- a CDS encoding helix-turn-helix domain-containing protein gives MGTPTWDHEAFYTFVIARAKNLGIADSTASLARAAGLTHSQLSKWFRGHERPRPDSLQKLATAIALPEERAKGETPYTQLLVLTGHLQQHQAGLAAPPTPPPVVERDPIVVELEQMLGGTSKLSEEERDVLRGLVDRVLAGWRPQRNGRRRTA, from the coding sequence GTGGGAACGCCAACCTGGGATCACGAAGCCTTCTACACGTTCGTGATCGCTCGGGCGAAAAACCTGGGGATCGCCGACTCGACAGCGTCGCTGGCCAGGGCTGCTGGGCTGACCCACAGTCAGCTCTCAAAGTGGTTCCGTGGGCACGAGCGCCCCCGCCCGGACAGCCTCCAGAAGCTCGCCACGGCCATCGCCCTGCCCGAGGAGCGAGCCAAGGGCGAAACCCCCTACACGCAGCTCCTAGTGCTGACCGGCCACCTACAGCAGCACCAGGCAGGGCTGGCTGCCCCGCCCACCCCTCCCCCGGTCGTGGAGCGCGACCCGATCGTCGTCGAGCTGGAGCAGATGCTCGGCGGGACCTCGAAGCTCAGCGAAGAGGAGCGCGACGTCCTGCGCGGCCTGGTCGACCGGGTCCTCGCCGGGTGGCGGCCCCAGCGCAACGGGCGGCGCCGTACCGCCTAG
- a CDS encoding deazapurine DNA modification protein DpdA family protein encodes MDFYVGADTHWLARAGYPLMVSHGRLRDRVNLPRAAAPWVCDSRGFTELQQHGRWTFTPRQYVDALRRYRDDIGQLVWASPQDWMCEPVVIQGGTFHGETFAGTGLTVAEHQRRTVDNLLELRALLDQPGDPHIVPALQGWEPADYLRCWEMYDAAGIDLLAEPVVGLGSTCRREATSEVKELVEAFAARGVRLHAYGAKTRGLLMYGQLIASADSFSWSFGGRRRVGRCRHGVVKWEANCPVRAREWRDTVLANIATAHRRPHQGSLVDMFGVAA; translated from the coding sequence ATGGACTTCTACGTCGGCGCCGACACCCACTGGCTCGCCCGAGCCGGCTACCCGCTGATGGTGTCCCACGGCCGCCTGCGCGACCGCGTCAACCTGCCCCGCGCCGCCGCCCCCTGGGTCTGCGACAGCCGAGGCTTCACCGAACTCCAGCAGCACGGCCGGTGGACCTTCACCCCCCGCCAATACGTGGACGCCCTGCGCCGCTACCGCGACGACATCGGCCAACTCGTGTGGGCATCCCCGCAGGACTGGATGTGCGAGCCCGTCGTCATCCAGGGCGGCACCTTCCACGGCGAGACCTTCGCCGGCACCGGCCTTACCGTCGCCGAGCACCAGCGGCGCACCGTCGACAACCTGCTCGAACTGCGGGCCCTGCTCGACCAGCCCGGCGACCCGCACATCGTGCCCGCCCTTCAGGGCTGGGAGCCGGCCGACTACCTGCGCTGCTGGGAGATGTACGACGCCGCCGGCATCGACCTGCTCGCCGAACCCGTCGTCGGCCTCGGCTCCACCTGCCGCCGCGAAGCCACCAGCGAGGTCAAGGAGCTGGTGGAGGCGTTCGCAGCGCGCGGGGTGCGGCTGCACGCGTACGGCGCAAAGACCCGCGGCCTGCTCATGTACGGGCAGTTGATCGCTTCCGCTGACAGCTTCTCGTGGTCGTTCGGAGGCCGCCGTCGGGTGGGTCGCTGCCGGCACGGGGTCGTCAAGTGGGAAGCCAACTGCCCGGTCCGCGCCCGCGAGTGGCGCGACACCGTGCTCGCCAACATCGCCACCGCGCACCGCCGGCCGCACCAGGGGTCGCTGGTCGACATGTTCGGGGTGGCGGCGTGA
- a CDS encoding DNA methyltransferase, translated as MTPYYADEAVTLHHGDALDVLRTLPDASVDAVVTDPPYGLADHHPRVIATALAAWLAGDRDHVPDGKGFMGRNWDRFVPPPALWDECWRVLKPGGHLLAFAAPRTADLMGMSARLAGFEIRDGIDWVFASGFPKGQDIGKAIDRMRAEDRPAVLRITAYLAEARRRVGVTHKAIDDAFGFNGMAVHWTTQKRAACVPTVEQWERLRGLLGFDNEMDAEVARLNGRKGEVGKNFAAREVVGSRHAGLGAGSSSVFLRGAAGVDERGHVAITAPASDAAKRWHGWNTSLKPAREPIIVARKSTGFNTTAANVLEHGTGALNIDACRTTAGQDYRNKCASVVGLDSNRNGDAYGECAREDSAHPDGRWPTNVVFGHDCPDQCRPGCPVGELGETARFFPVFRYEAKATSAERPRVNGVAHPTVKPLDLMRWLVRLVTPTAGTVLEPFAGSGTTAEACALEGLHCIAVEREADYLPLITARLTKALQPALDLGAVA; from the coding sequence ATGACCCCGTACTACGCCGACGAGGCGGTGACCCTCCACCACGGTGACGCGCTGGACGTGCTCCGGACGCTGCCCGACGCGTCGGTCGACGCGGTGGTCACCGACCCGCCGTACGGCTTGGCCGACCACCACCCCCGGGTGATCGCCACCGCGCTCGCCGCCTGGCTGGCCGGCGACCGCGACCACGTCCCGGACGGCAAGGGCTTCATGGGTCGCAACTGGGACCGCTTCGTGCCCCCTCCGGCTCTGTGGGATGAGTGTTGGCGGGTGCTCAAGCCGGGTGGTCACCTGCTGGCGTTCGCCGCGCCCCGCACCGCCGACCTGATGGGCATGTCCGCTCGGCTGGCCGGGTTCGAGATCCGCGACGGCATCGACTGGGTGTTCGCCTCCGGGTTCCCGAAGGGGCAGGACATCGGCAAGGCCATCGACCGGATGCGGGCAGAGGACCGGCCAGCGGTCCTGCGGATCACCGCCTACCTCGCCGAGGCTCGTCGTCGGGTCGGAGTGACACACAAGGCCATCGACGACGCCTTCGGGTTCAACGGCATGGCGGTCCATTGGACGACCCAGAAGCGCGCGGCCTGCGTGCCCACGGTCGAGCAGTGGGAGCGGCTACGTGGCCTGCTCGGCTTCGACAACGAGATGGACGCCGAGGTGGCCCGGCTCAACGGCCGCAAGGGCGAGGTGGGGAAGAACTTCGCCGCCCGCGAAGTGGTCGGCTCCCGCCACGCTGGGCTCGGCGCGGGGAGCAGCTCGGTGTTCCTGCGCGGTGCAGCCGGTGTCGATGAGCGCGGGCACGTTGCCATCACCGCACCCGCGTCGGACGCCGCGAAGCGGTGGCACGGCTGGAACACCTCCCTCAAGCCCGCCCGAGAACCGATCATCGTCGCCCGCAAGAGCACCGGGTTCAACACCACCGCCGCCAACGTGCTTGAGCACGGCACGGGCGCGCTCAACATCGACGCCTGCCGCACGACCGCCGGGCAGGACTACCGCAACAAGTGCGCAAGCGTCGTCGGCCTGGACTCCAACCGCAACGGCGACGCGTACGGCGAGTGCGCCCGGGAAGATTCCGCCCACCCCGACGGCCGGTGGCCCACCAACGTGGTGTTCGGCCACGACTGCCCGGACCAGTGCCGGCCCGGCTGCCCGGTCGGGGAGCTTGGCGAGACGGCGCGCTTCTTCCCCGTCTTCCGCTACGAGGCCAAGGCCACCAGCGCCGAGCGCCCCCGCGTCAATGGCGTCGCCCACCCCACCGTGAAGCCGCTCGACCTCATGCGCTGGCTCGTCCGGCTCGTCACCCCCACCGCTGGCACCGTCCTGGAGCCGTTCGCCGGCAGCGGCACCACCGCCGAGGCGTGCGCCCTTGAGGGGCTCCACTGCATCGCCGTGGAGCGCGAAGCCGACTACCTGCCCCTCATCACCGCCCGCCTCACCAAGGCCCTGCAGCCCGCCCTCGATCTCGGAGCCGTCGCATGA
- a CDS encoding WhiB family transcriptional regulator, with protein MTAPTLDRSTDLNWRLRGQCLDVNPDLMHPERGDRSGQVVAKAVCNGCPVAQQCLDDANLTGDFGGVRAGLTGDERRAQYGVLTERACMGCGGGFTPRTHNQHRCTTCSRADTHHKAATR; from the coding sequence GTGACCGCCCCGACCCTCGACCGCTCCACCGACCTCAACTGGCGGCTGCGCGGCCAGTGCCTCGACGTGAACCCCGACCTCATGCACCCCGAGCGCGGCGACCGCAGCGGGCAGGTGGTGGCCAAGGCCGTCTGCAACGGCTGCCCCGTCGCCCAGCAGTGCCTCGACGACGCCAACCTCACCGGCGACTTCGGCGGCGTCCGCGCCGGCCTCACCGGCGACGAGCGCCGCGCCCAGTACGGCGTCCTCACCGAGCGGGCCTGCATGGGATGCGGCGGCGGCTTCACGCCCCGCACCCACAACCAGCACCGCTGCACCACCTGCTCCCGCGCCGACACCCACCACAAGGCGGCCACCCGATGA
- a CDS encoding capsid cement protein: protein MADYIPVFKPGCDITLTAGAAITGGELVYASAANTVVKTAGATAAWIGVATTDAASGAKVGITSGGVQEVTASGAVAVGDVVIPAANGRVAAIGAGTNYAQVVGVALTAAADGAKTRVKFAR from the coding sequence ATGGCCGACTACATCCCCGTGTTCAAGCCGGGCTGCGACATCACCCTGACCGCAGGCGCGGCCATCACCGGCGGCGAGCTGGTGTACGCCTCCGCCGCCAACACGGTCGTGAAGACCGCCGGCGCGACGGCCGCCTGGATCGGCGTGGCCACCACCGACGCCGCGTCCGGCGCGAAGGTCGGCATCACCTCCGGCGGTGTGCAGGAGGTCACCGCCTCCGGTGCGGTCGCGGTCGGCGACGTGGTGATCCCAGCCGCCAACGGTCGGGTCGCCGCGATCGGCGCCGGCACCAACTACGCCCAGGTCGTCGGCGTCGCCCTCACGGCGGCGGCGGACGGCGCCAAGACCCGCGTCAAGTTCGCTCGCTGA
- a CDS encoding PD-(D/E)XK nuclease-like domain-containing protein, whose protein sequence is MTTTEVLVTEPGIYPDMPEDVYHADPVPGGSLSSSGARKLVPPKTPAHYRHDVDNPPPSREDFDLGKAFHTRVLGVGAAIVVVDAKTWQTKAAREARAEAYAASQVPLLVHQAEQVDAMAAAVRRHPLAAALLSKGQPEQSLFWTDERTGIWRRARLDWLRTDAIVDLKSCESADEEHVAKAIARYGYHAQADYYLDGARTLGLGDLPFLFVFVEKAPPHLVHVVQLGADELAAGRHLNNKAIDLFAECQRTGEWPGYPADITTISLPPYALRDQEF, encoded by the coding sequence ATGACCACCACCGAGGTGCTCGTCACCGAGCCCGGCATCTACCCGGACATGCCCGAGGACGTCTACCACGCCGACCCCGTCCCCGGCGGCAGCCTCTCCTCGTCCGGCGCCCGCAAGCTCGTCCCGCCGAAGACCCCCGCCCACTACCGGCACGACGTCGACAACCCGCCGCCGTCCCGCGAGGACTTCGACCTCGGCAAGGCCTTCCACACCCGCGTGCTCGGCGTCGGCGCCGCCATCGTCGTCGTCGACGCCAAGACGTGGCAGACCAAAGCCGCACGGGAGGCCCGCGCCGAGGCGTACGCCGCCAGCCAGGTGCCGCTGCTCGTCCACCAGGCCGAGCAGGTCGACGCCATGGCCGCCGCCGTCCGCCGCCACCCGCTCGCCGCGGCCCTGCTGTCCAAGGGCCAGCCCGAACAGTCGCTGTTCTGGACCGACGAGCGCACCGGCATCTGGCGCCGCGCCCGCCTCGACTGGCTGCGCACCGACGCCATCGTCGACCTCAAGAGCTGCGAGTCCGCCGACGAGGAGCACGTCGCCAAGGCCATCGCCCGCTACGGCTACCACGCCCAGGCCGACTACTACCTCGACGGCGCCCGGACGCTCGGCCTCGGTGACCTGCCGTTCCTGTTCGTGTTCGTCGAGAAGGCCCCGCCGCACCTCGTGCACGTCGTGCAACTCGGCGCCGACGAGCTGGCCGCCGGCCGCCACCTCAACAACAAGGCCATCGACCTGTTCGCCGAGTGCCAGCGCACCGGCGAGTGGCCCGGTTACCCGGCCGACATCACCACCATCTCGCTGCCCCCGTACGCCCTCCGAGACCAGGAGTTCTGA